The DNA segment TCCGCAGCTGACTAGGCTGGAACAATAATTCCACAGCCAAAGAGTTCAAAGCCACATACATACGACTATTGATTGCAAATTTTGTGAAATCTAAAAGGACTGGTAACTGCATCCCTCGAGAAGATACCCCATTATTGAGTTGGGAAGGCATCACCCACAAATCACAAGTGGGTGATGAaaacgaaaatcaaaatatcacacTAGCCTACCTGATGAACTGAGTGGCCATGCATATGGTCATATGGTGGCTATAGCACTCATTTCAGTGAATTCTCAAAGAATGCTGTTGTCTTCATAGCAGGCTATGTTGTGAGAAGTGTCAGAAGCAGGCTACAATGTAATGATTGTTTGCATCACTGTATGCAATAGGCAAAATCAACTATGGTGattgaaaagaaagaataaTGGTGGGCTGGTGGTGCCATCGCTAAATTTTGTGAAAGTGTGTGGAATCACAGATCGAGTGATAAGACAGTTCTCGAATCAAGTTTCAACAGCAAAAAATGTAGCAATGACAATTGTGAATGATGTGTTGAAAAACACCACAAATTGCTTTCATGAACTGCATAATCACGGTCTACAAATGTTGGAGTTTCACAGCTCTCATCTGAGCAACCTAGTTAAGGAGGTAGAAAAATGCTATTTGgaattgaatgtaatcatttAGCAATGGAAAAGAGTTAGATCATTAATAAAAAACTATTAACCCTTTTGCTGCTAAGACCGTATATATGCGTTGGTGACTATGTGACCACCAATGACCATGCCCGTAGATATACGTTTTCAACTTTGAGCTCACATAACAAATCCCATCCAAAGCAGCAAGGAAATGATTTATAAGTGCTTGTAAATCaatgaaattcattttaaatttgttcaagtttttcaagcaaattaaatcaatttaatcaCTTTAAATTTACTTTTCAATCATTGTAGGTGATTGGAAAAATGagttataaataaatgtaacacTGATTTAAAAGTAGTTTGAAATGATTTAACTCAATATAAATcatattacaaataattaaaaactactTTTAAAGTTATAACAACATACACTTATAAGTACTTTGAAATCATTTAAAACGATTATTCAAAGTTATTTGACAAAGTCGTTTCTTTTTTTCTCATGTCAGCACTAGTGTCAAGTCTCGGTCACGTCTTTTTTTGCGCCTGTGCAGTCTATGTAATGAAGATGGCGGCAACAGTACACGAGCATGAGAAGCAGATAGTGGGAGATTGTAGATAGTGGAAGCAGGGTTCCAATCGAAAGCTGAGGTGTAGAAGCTCTACAAAGAGGATTGTGAGAAAAATCACAAAGCTTGTGCGTCCATAAAAACATTTCATGACGAATTTGACAGCCAGAATCTAGGTATCTTCACTCCTCGAAAACATCAGTGTGATATCTGCTCAAGTTATAGAGTAGGAAATGAAGAAGAGGTGGTGTATGTGAATATGTGAAAAGGAAAACTCGTGCAAGAGAGGAAAAAGAAACGGACAACAAGGATGTTGAGTTTGTGTTCACTGTGGACATGCAACAAGCTGTTCTACTTGCACCTAGCCTCAAAGCCTAAGCTATTTATTATAAAACCAAATTAATGgttcataatttcataatatctGATAATAATTCCAAGGAGGGATATTGCTTTGTGTGGcatgagggagaaggagaagtgagTTCCATCTTtgtctatagtcaaaggttccAACGAATTCACTACAttatttctcacttcctccACAATTTGGATGTGGCAGAAAATTATACTGTAATATTCTGGAGTGATGGTTGTGGCTACCAAAAAAGGAATGTCACACTTTCcaattagtccaggcaatgaatgctcaaaaaagggtatagagggaaaagtttggaagagaATTTTTGACAtcacagttctgtttagggtagtgaggaggtaaacctATCAAAAGTCCCCCCCCCCCTACgacctgtgctaagggggtgggggtggttctaaaggtattattttttttatttctcacatataaatagaaaattatgcatttcacagacatgactattctataagaaattaaagcttacataatttccttcaatattgatctaacaattttttctatatctctctcacttttcgagatatccgctctaaaagatgtgacatttttgaaaaaaaaacacattttccttcaattttttgctcttataactttttgaatatcgatgggaaaaatccatgctgatcatgagctattagagcatcaaattctcttcaatttcatgtataattttacaagtttacgcacatccccatgactgttgcagcagcttcagtgttgagtgtgatatcttcagttatgcaaaaatagaccaattgccaaaggaatttggagagaattttttgaacacaatttttgactttgcagctttgttgggaccagttaggagGTGATCATATCAAAAGTctccatccctaccccttgtccTGAAGGGATTGAAAGtagcatttttcaatgttttgcttacacgcccatatcttgagaaaaatgcgttcaaccgatatgactaactattcagaaatgaagcttgataaattctttacaatatttgttctgtggtgatttgtgatatctccaacagttttctagatatacgctcttgaaagtgtaaaattgttaaaataacagcttttaatccaATTTTTCTATGTTTAAGGGCCTACAACtttccaacaatgcatcgtaaatatgaatgctcaccgtagatttgtagagctttcttttctcttaaatttgatgtattatttcactacttgATGTTTTACTTCTATTGTTAAAGCTGATTCAATGTGGGgagtgaaatttaaattttgtaacaattgatcacttgacaatgaaatttgagtctggaacatctggtacacaatttttgactttgtagcttTATGAAGACTAGTTGGGAGGTAAACATAGCCAAAATACGCATCTCTAGCCTGtctattgaaggtgtggaactgccaagttgacacttgttgcacaGTTGATAATTTCACTccccacattgaatctgctTTAACAATAGAATGAAAACATCAAGTAGTGAAAtgatacatcaaattgaagagaaaagaaagctctacaaatctacggtgagcattcatATTTACGATGCATTTTTGTAAATCCCCGGAATCCGACATGCACCCCCAAGAAACGTTCCTATTATCCAATACTGGCAATTATTTTTCACCAAAACTTTGTTAGAGACTTTTGTGAAATTTACAAATCAGTATGCCAGaggttttatataaaaaaatcaagattCACTGAAACCAAATAGTCGAGCAAAAGTTTGGAAACCAGTCACCTTATTAGAAATGCAGGCTTTTATTGCAGTGTTGATAAATATGGGATTGAAAAAACAGCCAACAATTTACAGTTACTGGTGGACAAGCTCTTCTCAGCACATACCATATTTCTCAAGAATGTTCACCAGAAACAGATTCCAGGCAATACTACAATTCTTTCATATGGTTGATACCACTCAGATTCCCAAATCTGGTGATCCTAATTATAACCCGTGTGCTAGATTCGAACCCCTAGTGGATCATGTGAACCGTctattcagaaattatttcatACCAGGCAAAAACATTTCAATTGATGAAAGTATAATAGCATTGAAGGCTCACACACAACTCAAACAATACATGCCAAAAAAACACCACAGATGGGGTATAAAACTCTGGATGCTGTGTGACTCTATAGAACATTATTGCTACAATTTTTTCGTTTATAGAGGAGCAAAAGGTAACGACAAAAACATTATTAGGAAGCAAGGCCTAGGACATTATGTACTGATGAAATTGATGGGGATgggaaatttattgaataaggGATATCAcgtatttattgataatttattttcttctctcaaACTTGcaaaggaattatattcaaaaaatacaGCAATGACAGGAACTATTAGAGTCAATCGGAAAGGAATTCCAAAAGATTTACTACCGAGATTTGAAGTGGGAAAAAcgaaatataaaaggaaaaacttTATGCTGATGGTTGGATTCAGAGAGAAACAATTCCAGAGAAATCAAGTACTTCTTTTGAGCACGGATGAAAAAGCAGGAAAAACTACAAAAACCAAGAGACGTGGCACACAATTGGTAACTAGCTCTAAACCAACAATTATCAGGAACTATAATTCATTCATGGGGGGAGTGGATGGCAATGATCAAATGCTATGTTCATATATGGATGACCGGAAGACAATCAAGTTTTGGAAAAAAGTTACATGGAGTATTTTCAATCGTATGATTTTGAAtgcttatattttatataaattgaatactgATAAACCATTAAGCAGAATTTTATTCACTGTAAAGTTAGTTGAGGAGTTATCAAAAGAATGGCTGTTACTGAAGGAAGGAAGAAATTTCATACATGCACCGACTGGAGACACCACATCTGGAGGCAGTAGTGATGAAGAACCGAAGACAACAGGTTCATTTCTCGAAAAAATGCCTGgcaaaaaacaaaagaattGTTGTGTATGCAGTAAAGCCAGTACACAAGCTGGtggcaaaataaaaaaaaaaccatCTTTAGTTGTAGGCAATGTGAAAAGGGGGTACAACCCTTTGTGCTACCCATTACACTCTTGCTAAATCTCAGAATATAAACTTATGTGCAATAATGTAAATAGATATatgttttatataatattattatttttattcttcgaCATACATTTCCTAGAGTAATTAGAGGCAAAACCTGCTAAAATAATGTGTTTTATTGCTAGTTGGAACAGTTATGTTTGTAGGGGCACAAAAAGTGTAAACTTCCAAAACGTAGACTTTTGTGGAAAAATAATATCTCCGTTAATTACAAATCAAATTGAGTGATCTTTTTTTAAATCTGTTGACAAACATATGGGCTACAAACTAGACTAATGAAGAGGTGCTCATATTTTTTTGGTGACCGGAATTTTGGATCAAACTTGTGgaatgtgaaaaaataaaaaattgagggTGAGTTTTcatcaaatattaatatttttctttaattttatgcaaatagatcctatatttttaaaaactgtaTATATTTGTCAACTATATGAGCCAAAATTCGATTGATTTGGTTGAAAAATGACTgagatataattttttcaaaaaatgtcaacAAATTACGAAAAATAGGCCTGGCACTTTATGCATACAAAAGTGAGAAATACCCTGGCACTTTATgcatacaaaaatgaaaaatacccTGGCACTGAAAGGGTTAAATAGTGATgtaaaattcccgggaatttaagaTCGAGGGAATATTCCCTGGGAATTTAgggaaatattcccaaaaatcataaattctccggaatttatgggaacttgaggaaatttatgatttctttcataaaaaattaccaaaaaagACGTTTTCTGTTACACATGGTCTCAATCACCTGTTATACAACAGATTTATGTATGAAATATGAGGATAaataacttataaattgtagtaagttcaaagaaaacagtaattttaAGTTCATAGACCGAAAGGAGAAATGAGCACTCAATAAATCATTTGATTGTACCACTATTATCATGCTACTTTCATGTCTTACAAGatgaataagatttttttaCTTACTAATAAATGCCTGTTAATCAGGTAAACAAAGTCAACAAAGTATTGAGTGTAATTTAACTTTCattgcatgattttattcaatttctctgcACGAAAATAATTGACCCCCTAAATGAAGATTACagtataaattcaaaaattagaaattataaaatacagcaaaataggcTAAACTAAAACAAGGAGCATACTcgagtttaattcaatattaagaaaaagaaaataattccaCAGCTCACAACCTTTCAAGATTCATTGAGGCTCACTTAACTTGTAATAAGatactagtccaggcaacgaatgctcaaaatgatatagagggaaaagtttggagcccaatttttgacctcgcagtcCTTTTAAGGATAGTGAGGGGTAAGCATATTAAAACTCCTCACTCCTACCatactcaacactaaaactgctataaaaattaatggaaagcataaaattatgaaataatacattaaattgaagagaattgaatgctctacaaCTAACTGTCAAAATACtcctatagtccagtcaatgaaagattatagagggaaaattttgtaacacaatttttgaccccgtagctcttcttttaaggatagtaagttAAGTGAGTAATCATattaaaagtcctcactcctaccccctgtgtaaaaaatacatttttcggtgcattgttgttgagtaataagccctgaagtgcaaaaagttgaaagaataacagtcttttcaaagattttacacttttaaaagtgaatatctcaaaaactaaagaagatatcacaaaactctactgtacaaaacttgtaggaaatttatctagcttcatttttacTCAGCCATGTCactgaaatgcattgtttgCCAGTTACATGCGTGTcagccagaaatgaaaaatgcaactttcaaactaccctcatcccttaagctAAGGAGTAGGGATGagtacttttgatatgttcaccttctaactagttcaaacaaagctgcgaagtcaaatattgtgttccaaacattccctcccaaTTTCCCTGACAATTGATCTAGTGTTGTTaaactaaatatttcattttgaatgaaaaatactaagaaattgtcaaaaaaccactgatttattgataattagaaacagagattatcagagattgacaatggtgtaataaccgaaaccggtctttctaattatcaataagtcagtggtttttttgacaatttcttagtatttttcattcaatatgaataattaccacaatatcaacttctcaactacacaaaaagtaaaactaaatatttcacactcaacactataacggctgcaacaatcgttgggagatgcgtaaaataatgagaccatagatgaaattgaagagaatatgatgctctatgagctcatgattagcacATCAATGAatcgttgaaaagttataaggccaaaaagatgaaaaaatcggagccggaaggggttttcttcaaaatgtgatacCTTAGAGAGCTCATACttagaaaactatgagagatattaTGGAGAAATGTTGGGAATGAGACTTGTAGGATAATTTATGAGCTTTAATATTATGACTGTGTTCgacaaaaatttttgaaaggtgCATATTGTTTGagaaatatgcaaaaaacaaGATATGGCAaattcaaaccacccccaccaccttagcacagggggtaggagtgaggacttttgatatgtttaccccttactacccttaaaagggctacggggtcaaaaattgtgttccaaaactTTCCCTCTATAgtctttcattgactggactatatgagtatttaaaagacagtgagtgagtgagcaaaaacaggctcaaagaatgatgatttattgatatcaatgtaaaatgtgactgagcttgatcaatatcaatagaatgatgatttattgattatattgatgtaaaatttgagtggattgatcaatttcaatcatttttagaacaattttataaattccctcaagttcccataaattcccTTAAATTACCAAAATTTCTTGGCCTCAGAAATATTCCCGGAAAAATTGCCAAATCATAAGTTCCTTCCCACTGGGAATATTCCCGATCCACATCACTACCCTTAAACATagaaaaataggattaaaagctgttattttaacaattttacacttttaagagcgtatatcttgaaaactgttggagataacAACTTCGGTGGAGTTGTGCTAAAAGTTACATGGAATAATCACTTCAGAATAACcttcaattatcaatattattgaggaaAAGCACTAGGTTATGTCGTTAGGAAAAGCCAAGGTAAGCTAAAGGTCAAGTTTAGTATTAGTTGGGACCATACTTTGAATAATTGGGTCGAATTAATTCTCAACTCATCCTTCAGCTTATCCTAACAGCATAACATTAtgaatttttgcaataattgttGATTTACTTAGGTCAATATCCCTTTTTGACACTTAGATTGATCAACAAGTAAATCAAAAATTACGGCAAAAATGTgcaaggttatgttgttaggatgGGCTGAAGAATGAGTTTAGAATTAATTCGACTcaagtaatattcaaaatacgGTATACCCAACTTATACTAAACTAGTCTAACCTAACACCTATATCTCTTTATATATAACATAGGACCTAggctattattttttaaatggttcaagttattaaaattattacttATAAATGTGCTTGATAGGTTAACTGTGCTTCAACTATTgggattgaaaaaaataagaaataacagTCTACATGAACTTCAGCCATAGAAACATCTTTGATATACTATTCTTTTTTTAGATTGTACCGGATTGTGTTTGAGTTACGCTTCTGGttctgattttcaattttcaatccgCTGCATGCGATTGCCAGCCACACCAGACTAATAAACAGCCAAAGCTACTGCCTACTGCACACGCACTGTATAGGAGAAGTCAACTAGCCTACGTGTGTTGTGTTTACAGTTGTGTTTTCAAggtaagtttttaataataatattattataatatctatgtttaatagtcatcaataatctttcaatacaacataattgaatgaatagattGTATAGTACTTTTATAGGTGTTTTAATATCATCAGTAAAACTATAACTGCAAGCTAGCCTAGTTATTGATTCTGAATTTTCCAACAAGACTCcctaaatatcattatattcaAGTGAATAGGCCTatatgtattttattgaagCTGATACAATTATATTAAAACGTAATTAAGCACTTTAATCTAATTGtacataattcatttattggtcTTGCATgtgatataattaatttattggtcTTCAGATGATAAAACCACATAACTTACTTTTTTAACATAGGCCTACACTTTTAACATAGGACCTaggctattattttttttaaatggttcaagttattgaaattattgctATTATAACTGTGCTTGATAGGTTAACTGTGCTTCAACTATTGAGGttgaaaagaataagaaataacAGCCTACATGAACTTCAGCCATAGAAACATCTTTGATATACTATTCTTTTTTTAGATTGTGCCGGATTGTAGGTGAAATTTAAAGTAATTCCACAATGAAAAGAAGAAAGCCTTTGAACCAAGTAACCTCTAGACACTTGAGGTGGTTATCAAAGAATAATGCTGAACAATTATCTAACTTCTACAAagtctcaaaaattgatataaatcatTGTGAAAATCCAGTTTCTGATTTGTCCAATCAGTCTCTCACAACTTTCAGCTGTGGTAATGACCTTTCTGAATATGAATGGAGTTCTGATAATGATGTTTATGTGCATTCTACTAGTGAAGGTTGTGGGAAAAGTTCAGAAACAGAACCCCAATTCTCATTTAAAGAAGATTTATCAGCTTGTGCCATAAAACATGGAATTACTCTTACAGACTTGTCAGACTTGTTAATTACATTAAAAATCATAGACACAATGAGCTTCCAAAAGATGCTAGAACTTTGCTAAAAACACCAAGAAATGTATCTTTACAAAAAGTATATCCAGGTGAATATTGGCACTCAGGGTTAGTAAAAGGTTTGTGTCACATGTtatcaaatgcaaaatttgtttttgaatCAAATCTCATTGAATTAGTAATTAACATTGATGGATTGCCATTATCAAAATCGTCTCACAGCTGTCTGTGGCCTATTTTGGGTTCaattttcccaactaaaaaagTTTTTGTTATTGGAATATATCACGGCCAATACAAACCCGAAAGTGCTAATGAATTTCTGAATCAGTTTGTTTTAGAGATGGAAAGTGTTAGGCAATGTGGTTTTTTTCAAAGAACAGCATTTTAATGTTAAAATCAAGTGTTTTGTCTTTGATGCGCCAGCTAAGTCCTTTGCATTGATGGTAAAAGGCCATGGAGGATATTATAGCTGCACCAAGTGTACCGTAGAGGGAGAGAACATTGAAAACAGGTTGTGTTTCACAGATATTGACTGCCCTAAGAGGACAGACGAAAGCTTTAGACAAAGAACAGACAGAAGATTTCCATATGGGTGAATCCAGCTGTTTACTATTGAGAATAGAAAGTGTTGGTTTGATCACCAACGTGCCTCTGGACTACATGCACCTTGCATGTTTAGGAGTGATGAGAAAGCTTCTGTATTTGTGGTTGGGTGGAGGTAGAATGACTGTTCGACTGCAGAGCCGAGATGTGAAAATAATCTCTAAAAATCTTGAAAGTTTAAAAACGTGTGTGCCAGATGAATTCGCTAGGAAGCCTAGAAGCTTAATTTTTGTTAAGCAATGGAAAGCCACAGAACTAAGGCAGTTTTTGCTTTATACTGGGGCCGTAGTACTGAAAAAAGTTCTTTCAAAAGTactttattctcattttctaATTCTGAGCATATCGATCAGAACTTTATGTAGTGAGGTGAATCATCTTAAATATGGTGAATATGCTAACTATCTACTGAGAAAATATgtcacgaaatttgaaaaactCTATGGCAAACACCAAGTCTCTCACAATGTGCATGGACTCATTCACCTGGTAGATGACACAAAGAATTTTGGAGTTCTTGATAATTATTCTGCCTTTCCATTTGAAAACCATATGCAAACAATGAAACAACTTGTTAGAAAGTCTGACAAGCCATTACAGCAGTTATGTAAGAGATAtgatgaaataaagagaaacaGCTGTCATGAAGAGCatcatgttgaaaaaaatctgcAAAAAACATATCCTTGAGATCTGGGAATGACTGCTGCATCATGAATGATGGCACagtagtgaaagtgaaaaaTCTGAATTATTCTACTGATGAAGTCGCCAGCTATGCTTTTGAAGAAAAGGATGATTTTTTTACAAAGCCATGTGTTTCCTCAACATTTGATATTATCTTGTCAGTCAAATATCAAAAAAGTGCTGGTCTGCAGGTGACATTAAAAGCAAGTTAGTCATATGCCCTGTAGATGCAAAATTTGTTGTATTTCCACTTTtacatcatgaaaattgaatagatcaTTCGGTGTTATTCAGTTTAGTCagtgaattagtttttttcaagttaattatgTAGATAAGTCTTTCTTATTGAACTATTATTACTATCCTACATTATCTCTATTTGTGTTGGTCATCGCAGAAATAAGTTATTTCCTTCATCGGTAtgttatttctcaagttttgtTTTAGATAAGTATTTGTCAAAAAAAGACAAAAGCTACTGCGTAGCAGTCTTCAAGGATGGTGTGAAGGTTATTCCAAAAAAATAGTTAACATCCAACAATGCATATGCCTACTGGCCATCCAATTATACAGAAAAACAATTGGCAAAGGCTGTTGAAATTCAAGAAGATGCAAATACCAGTACCTGGCCTCTATGCAGGGTGAAACGAATCTGGAAGAGCAGGTATGAGCACTGGTTTGCAAATTAATTTCTGTATAAGATTAACCGCACCTGATGCACATTGTcttaaattgaaaatcattATTGCAGtttgttttatataaaattgattttccaaACAAAGCATTTGATTATTCTTAAACTTGATACAGATAGTGTTTAAAAGCAGGCTGCACCATGCATGTGTTTTTTTGTaatgagaaaaaagttaaaTCTGTCCATTTTTAGGCATTAGTTTATTTGACAAGGTGTCCAACTTCAGTCCGGGAATTGTTCGGGATTTTTATACTGGCGtgaaattaattggaaatttccaggaatttaataattataatttaacctCCTGGAATTTAAGCAGAagtcgattttacttgagtgtaTTTTCCAAAGAAAATGtgtcaatttaaaaatacacaATTCCATTCTTGCAATTTTTAAGCAGGCAGCATTTCTTTTAAAACATGAAATCAGTGATAAAGATGTTAAGAATAATGATTTCATTGAAAACCCAATTGAGTTTTTATCAAACATAAAAACTGAGATAAAGTATAAGTAAAGTTCCTATGGTAGGTTACTAATACTCTTGGTTCGTCATACTATCAGGCATTGAATAGGTTTTACTCATCAGTAAAAAAGATAAGATGGTCTAAGGAATGAATATCTTGTCACCTTACAGAAAAAGAACAAATGGACTTCAGAATCTCCTAACATCACTGTTGACACCATTGTACTATTGAAGGATATGAATACGCCCCCTGCCTCCTGGAAACTCGCTAGAGTCGTTGAAGTACACCCAGGTCGTGATCAAAAAGTTAGAGTCGTTACTGTCCAGACTAGTCATGGTAGATTCAAACGTGCCATTTCGAGCATTGCTCCCCTACCCGAATTTGAGGATTGATTTTGTTGGTCCTTTGTCCAGCACTCTGCATTTCTTTTGTATTTACTTGTATCATATAGTCTAATAGTTGTTGCTTGTCATTGCAACTCTCGCTTTGTATTGTTGTTTGTCTCATATTGTCTTTACAGTATTATCATCTGCTGTGTATCAGTTGTTTTTAACTGTATGACATTCGTTTTTAcataattttttctctttttcttggGCCTTGCTTCGCTTTTGCTGCACTTCCCCCAAGGCCGGGACCTCATGTGAAAACTCAGTCATACAGACTTGGGTCTTTGTATTCTGACATCAAGCTCCTTTAGTTTGTAAGTTGTCCACTCTGACGCTACTTGTTTGTTAGTACTAGCTTGTCGTACACACACTTTGTCT comes from the Nilaparvata lugens isolate BPH chromosome 1, ASM1435652v1, whole genome shotgun sequence genome and includes:
- the LOC120354742 gene encoding piggyBac transposable element-derived protein 4-like, with amino-acid sequence MQAFIAVLINMGLKKQPTIYSYWWTSSSQHIPYFSRMFTRNRFQAILQFFHMVDTTQIPKSGDPNYNPCARFEPLVDHVNRLFRNYFIPGKNISIDESIIALKAHTQLKQYMPKKHHRWGIKLWMLCDSIEHYCYNFFVYRGAKGNDKNIIRKQGLGHYVLMKLMGMGNLLNKGYHVFIDNLFSSLKLAKELYSKNTAMTGTIRVNRKGIPKDLLPRFEVGKTKYKRKNFMLMVGFREKQFQRNQVLLLSTDEKAGKTTKTKRRGTQLVTSSKPTIIRNYNSFMGGVDGNDQMLCSYMDDRKTIKFWKKVTWSIFNRMILNAYILYKLNTDKPLSRILFTVKLVEELSKEWLLLKEGRNFIHAPTGDTTSGGSSDEEPKTTGSFLEKMPGKKQKNCCVCSKASTQAGGKIKKKPSLVVGNVKRGYNPLCYPLHSC